tttttaaatattaatgtttaaattttaattttaaattttcatcaaaGCTTATATATACAGTTCTTTATACCTAATGACATAAATTAAGTAATcccttaccccccccccccccaatggcCGTCAAATGTTCTGATTATTCCTCCCGTCagtagatcaaataattttttttttttatatcttgtaCTCAACTTTTAGTTCAATCATCAATGCACACCTTCAACTCAACTTTAGTTGAATCATCAATACATACATACTTGGCTCTCAATTAATTCAGGTGTCATACTGATTTCATAgtttctaaattttattttagattAGTTAATAAGATTGACAATGTTATTAAATGACACACATCCACCATCAAACAAATGAAAAATCTCAAACTGGTTGATGATGATGTATCTGCTTCTTTACAGAAACTGGTTGTGTAATCACATGATTTCAAATGCCTTAATTCACATTCTACTACGCTTAAGCAGCTGGTCTCAGATCCTGGAAACAATTCCTCTGCCAAATGTAAGTGGAAACACGTTCTCCTTAATTAGTATCTTTTATCTCTTATTTCCTAATATGTCCTATGGAAAGCAGAGTTGATCATAACTTGTTTATTAATCATTTGGCTGTTGGATAGGTATCCATTTGTGCTATTGCAGGTCAAGTGGATATTATTGGTGGATTTCCCTGCACTGCATGTAACCAACCATCTGTCTTAGTCATAAAGAACATACAGATAATATAAcatggattctctctctctctctctctctctctctctctctctctctctctctctctctctctctccacatctTGGCTGAAACCTTGTGTATCTATATCCTTGTCCATATTGTTTCTCATAGGGTTTGATGTTGGAGACCTTTCAGATGATGGTCCTGTGTTGTTGATGGAACGGATGCTTTCAGCAGCACACACTGCAAATCTTTTGTCAGCTGAGCCAGCTGATGGtatcttgttgttgttgtatggGTCATATACTAGTATTGATTTCCAGTACTAGTTTCTCTTTTCATTCAACTTTGAGAGCTTTAAACACCAAAAAACCTTTAACTCTATTGCCAATGAGAATTTAAACACACACATATTTGTGAACAGATAGTAAACTCATATGATAGAATGCTGGACATGATGCTTAATCTTTGTTTGGTTACTTCGATTGTCACTCAAAAACTTGGCATTGGTGGGTTCAGTATGGGTGCTGCAACTGCATTGTACCCTGCCACTTGCTTCACACATGGAAAATACGAAAATGGCAGTCTATAGACTCTATACCTTATAAACTTCAGTGCAGTTATTGGCCTCAGTGGCTGGCTTCCATGCTCAAGGTCTGTTCTATCTTAAAATCATCTCATCTGTCCAATGTTTGATCGATGAAAATATCACATCTATCGAATTCTCGGTATGTGAATAAAAAATGCAAGAAAATATGCATGTTCCACTCACCCAGGAGCTTGAACAAAGGTGGAAAGCTCACATGATGCTGCAAGGTGAGCTGCCTCCTTGCCACTTCCATTGTGTCATGGAAGAGGTACCTTCTCTGTCACAGAAGAACATGATTAGATACCTTCGATATGCAGTTATCTTGCAATAAATGTGGAGAAGAATTGATAAGCCAAAAGATGTGAATGTTACTGTTTGATTCGTTTTGCCATACCAACAGGAGCTCAGAATCCTGATTTGGATGCACACAATTTACCATGAGTTTGTTTCAGGTGATGGAGTGGTTCCGTATAAACACGGGAAAATTCTGGAGAGGTTCTAAGAGTGTTTGGGTTCAGAAATCTCACGTTCAAGACCTTTTACAATGGGTATGTCTCTGATGCTGCTGTCGTTGTTCCATCGATCTCATATTTCTGACTTCTGAAAACTAGATtcctgaaaagaaaagaagaataatagATTTCTTCAATTTTCCTGCCTTACACAACGAAGCAACTGGAATTTTTCAGACTCGAACACTGCACAATACCAGAAGAAATGGATACTGTCTGCAAGTGGCTCACAGCATGGCTGCAGCTTGATGGGTCTCGCAGAAAGTATATCCAATTAGTGCATTAAATATGTAGAATTTGTATGTATACAAATGTATTCGGGAGTATGTCATTCTGATACTATTGCTTGAGTGGTCTAACAGCTTGATAGATATGCTGCATCTGTTGTTGCTGTGAGTGAATAGTTTTGTTACTTCTGTAGTTGGGAGAGGATAGGATTTCATTAGTATCAACATCTGTATAATAAAGTTCCATGAGGGTATGTTTCTCCTACACTGTCTTCCCAGTTCTTGTCCATAAATCCAGCCAGAATTCATTTGCTCTTCACTATGGTTTTCATATACTTGCATTCCATGGTCATAGACAAAAGTTACAACATTATAATGCAAAACTGGATTAGGCACTAGAGCATCCAGGATATTTTTTCCTTGGAAAATTTCTCGTAAAAAGGAATGTTCAGGATGATGAGAATGGAACAACACACAACATGAATTAACCAAGGATAGTAAATAAGCAATCATATAATTGGCAAATATTTGAAGTTATAGTCCACAGCTAGAAATTAAAGAATATAAGTTCAGAAGGTGCCTGAATTAGTTGCCAGCTCCATGACCATGTTGCTGCTTCTGCCATGATTAACAGCCATGCTTGTCATCTGCACATGAAGCACAGACAAGTTCTTGCAGTAACAGAAAGAAAAGCCAGGATTTATGGCAAAAAAATTGTCAGATTTTGATCCTGAAGCACCAGAATTCATCCAAATTTCCTCATGACCAATCTCTTTTACTTCTTTACTTTAATACTTGAGTCCGGATCAGGCAGGAAATCATCATTATTTGGCTCAGCACTTCCAGAACAACGGATTATATGAACAACTTTACAATATCTGTGAATGTTGCTTGCTGCGGTAAAAGCAGCAGTGATTAACCATGAGCTGTGCGCATGCAGCAGCCAGTTCAGAGATTCAAAGGCTACACAAAGAATTAACATCAcaatgcatcacaatcatctatcATCTTGATCATAGTCCAATGACAAGTGCACAGAAACTAGCTGCGCTTCAAACGTGAAAAGGAAAACCAGAATCAAGATACACCATCATCATCCAACATCCGGAACTGCCGTCACTGCCTTTCTTGGTTCTGTTGAGAAGCTGCATCTGTCTCATCAGATCCACCATCGCCAATAGCTCCATTGCCATGGCTCGTTCTCCCAACAGATGTTGAATTGCTTAAGGTCTCTCCCCATAGTATCACTCTGCTTCCCCTTTGACCCCTTGATGAATCCTGCAGAGAGGTTCTTGGTCTAGAAGACTGTGGCAGAGATGAACGACCAGTATCGCTACCTCCAGCTTGACGCACATGCACTACCAAAAGCATAGTGACCGAGGGAAATATGAAGACGCTGCCATTAGCCTCTTCATCATCCTCATTAATGTAGAACCCATCTTCCTCTCTGGTAACTGATGAACGAAACATGCTGAGCAGGTCTCCAAGGTCCCGCTGTCGCTCCATCCTTCTCCAGTCTTGCTGTCGATCAGGATCTGCCTCTGATGGCCGCACAGATGGATGCTCTTTCCTTGCATGCTTCCTTAGCTCACCATAAACACCACTAAATGCACATGACTCCATAGAGCAGCTACGAGTCTTAGCATTCATATATTTGCGAGCTGGCTCTATGACTGTCCAACTAGTGACTAGCCCTCGACAAAGAGGGCATGAAAGCTTAGCTGGCTGTTGTGCATCACCATTATCCTGGAGTGACTTAGATCCAGAGAAGGCCTTGCGGTACTGATCCAGACAATTAGAGTGACGATAGCTAGTGTCACACATGAACGGACGGCAACCATTGTCATGTGAGGAGCATAGAAGGAGAACAGCATTGTGGGGGTGCTCCATGCACACAGGGCAACGAACCTCCTCCCATTCTTTAATGTCCTTGGCCGACTCCACAGAATCAGTTTGGATACGTGAGGAAGAAGTAGATGGAAAAGGTGATGCACGGGATCGCCGTTCAAATGACAGAGATCGTGACCTCCTTTCCTTGGGCATTTTAACTGGTAGGATAGAGCAGAACCACCAAAATCTTCCTGCTTTGTATGATGAGGACTGAAGTTCCAAAACAATTCACGGCACTGTAACTAAACAAGGGTGCAAAAGATTGAGATCAGTGAACAAATGAGATAAACTTCCAGCTCAAActtctataaaaaaaatcatttgcaTCTGATCATCTTTTGCCGGTGCAGAGAGCTCTAATGGGTAAAAAAAGAGATACAAGGAAATACATCCACACGACGAGACCACAAAGATCCAGAAAGTGGTGTCTAAATGCTACTTGtggaagataaatagcacaattcTAGATTCGGACGCTAAAATTTCAGTCCGAAATAAGAACAACGAAGCACCCGCAAGAACATGCAAAAGAACCGTAGTGCAACAGGACCCTTTCATCAATTAGCCAGGATGCCAATCCGGCTGCATCACAAGACCTACAAGTCGGTGCTACTCATGACTATGCTTACCCGCGATCCCCCAACACAATGCGAGCAACTGCAAGATGTGTCCGATCGGTCCATCTGCAAGTACATGATCAACATCTTGGATACAGGCAATACACATCCATATCCTGGACGGTTCATTACGGCTTCTTGCACgcaggaaaagaaaaaggaaggaaagTGTTCTCCAAACGAAGGCGGACGCCACATAATTGGGTAGGTGGTCAAAACCAGCAAGTCTCCACGAAGCTACCCGATTCCACAAAAGGGATCGCAAGAACAAGAAGGCAAAAGACAACTCACTCACTCATCGGGCGGCCACTACCCATCGTCATCCACATCAAGAAACCAAGCACTCCGAGATTTCGAGCTAACCTCGACAGAGGCTGCTGCGGCCGCTGGTGCTTCTTCCATTCCAAAGGATGAAACAACATCAAAAGAAGCAGAAGACGATCGCTTTCCAAGAAAAGAAGAGGCGTAGAAAGGGGGTTATTGCGGCAGATCAGAAGACAGAGAGATCGGAAGTGATTTCTTGATAGAGGGCTTTTACCGGCCGAGGGCAGAGAGGAAGATGCGAACTGCGGACTGCGCCAATGCATCATCCGACTGAAGTATATGTAATTGGAATGCGAGGCTTCTCTTCTTGGATTTGGCTTTGGCGGAGACGGCTTGAAAGAGCGAGAGAGAAAAAGGAACCCTAAATTCCCGTAGAGAGACGGCAAAAGAATTGTGCGTATATATATGTGCACGTCGCGAACCTAACATCTGCTTCAAAGTCCAACATTACCCACTCGCCTACCCGCCTCGTGATGCGGTTGCAGTCGGGCTGAGTCACATGGGGCCCGCAGATGGATCCAATAGCAAAGCAGATAGGCCGTTGCATCTTCTCCCCAAGGGATTTCAAGTTCAAATTTCAAAACGGCGAGCAGAGGGGTCGCGTGACGCGTACATTTTCTtagttaatattattttatttggagGGGAATCCGAGAAATCCAATTTATTGCACAAAATGAAGATGGTATTGAgatcaaataattatatatttattaacaTCGATAAATAAAAACATGACATTGGGATGGGATGTCAACTATTCTTTCCCTATATTAGTATGTCTTATGGGTGCGTTTGAGCCCAATACATATTTCAGGTGTGAattgatgtttaatatttttttaaattatatttgactTGAATGCTACATTAAAAATGTGGATAGGATAAGCATTTCGATAAttataagatattaatatgatttTTTGAATTCTAAAAGTATCCTAtggttttatataaaaatataagattACTAAAATAATTTAATGAGAAATCAATATTATTAACATTTTCTAtaagataaaaaatttatttatttaatttaaaaattattttttatgtttatttatataattattttttatttataatatatttttgatgagattacatgcatttatttattaatttaaattatgtatatattatttgaataaatattaaaaatattagaaggataaaattataataaaatatttaatgaattttcaaatataattttacttaCGTCAATACATATTTTTCATCTATTGTTTTCAAAAATTCAAAGCATTCTACTTGCCGAAATAGTCCTCTTTCTCCGACTAGatattaaaaatacaaatatGTTTCCAAACTTAACCTATATCTCCGTGATAAACATAAAGCACAAAATTTGCATTCAATTTAAGATGTCAAAATATACCGAAAGTGGCTTATTTCCACTCTTTTTATAtgcattatttaataaaaaaagtatAAAAGTCATGGGATCCATAAATAAGAATTTCATGGAGACCAGAATGTACTTCAATCTTCATATTTACCCAAAATTACGCTACAGTTTTTCCTGAAATCAGATCACCATTTATTCTAACTTTCATGCACATTCCACCATATCATCCTAAGCATATATGCATGCAATTCTCAGcttattataagaataataaaacaGAGATGATTTAAGTATTGCAATCACATAGTTCCAATATGATGAATTTAACACTTGCTCTTTTTGAAATATACCTGAATGCATTATCACCCTGGCAAAAGGCAACAAGAAAAGATACACTGGAAAATTATTTGTTCCTACTCTCTCACTACTACTAAGAAATGAGGACATGAGAATTTCTGAATAAAGGTTGCTTAAACTAAGTTAATTCAAATGTACAACAAGAGCTGAAGAAAAAAATTAGACGACAACTACCAAAACTACTAGGCCTACCTCTGGAAGTTCACAGGTTCATTGATCACAACTTGACCAAAAATAAGTCAAAGAAACCAAATGTGGCAACAAAGATGGGAGAATTCCTGTTAAGTG
Above is a genomic segment from Musa acuminata AAA Group cultivar baxijiao chromosome BXJ3-4, Cavendish_Baxijiao_AAA, whole genome shotgun sequence containing:
- the LOC103969892 gene encoding uncharacterized protein LOC103969892; this translates as MPKERRSRSLSFERRSRASPFPSTSSSRIQTDSVESAKDIKEWEEVRCPVCMEHPHNAVLLLCSSHDNGCRPFMCDTSYRHSNCLDQYRKAFSGSKSLQDNGDAQQPAKLSCPLCRGLVTSWTVIEPARKYMNAKTRSCSMESCAFSGVYGELRKHARKEHPSVRPSEADPDRQQDWRRMERQRDLGDLLSMFRSSVTREEDGFYINEDDEEANGSVFIFPSVTMLLVVHVRQAGGSDTGRSSLPQSSRPRTSLQDSSRGQRGSRVILWGETLSNSTSVGRTSHGNGAIGDGGSDETDAASQQNQERQ